In Chloroflexota bacterium, one DNA window encodes the following:
- a CDS encoding helix-turn-helix transcriptional regulator — MASSVDIQKSLPLTEATYFIMLCLTPKPKHGYAIMKEVQTLSEGRVNLSTGTLYGVLKRLLEQGWIARSEQPEDSENGRERKSYALTDLGRRLLSAEINRLQALVAAADQRPAGALM, encoded by the coding sequence ATGGCGTCTTCAGTTGACATCCAAAAAAGCTTGCCTCTCACCGAGGCGACCTACTTCATCATGCTGTGTCTCACGCCGAAACCCAAACATGGCTACGCTATCATGAAAGAGGTGCAGACCCTGAGCGAAGGTCGGGTCAATCTGAGCACCGGCACACTGTACGGTGTCCTCAAACGCCTCCTGGAACAGGGATGGATTGCCCGCAGCGAGCAGCCGGAGGATTCGGAAAACGGGCGTGAACGCAAGTCCTACGCGTTGACTGACCTGGGGCGACGACTCCTATCGGCGGAAATAAACCGGCTCCAGGCCCTGGTCGCCGCCGCCGATCAACGCCCGGCAGGAGCGCTGATGTGA
- a CDS encoding lysylphosphatidylglycerol synthase transmembrane domain-containing protein encodes MSPRWRSLLARVLPWLVVPIILYWLARTVSLQEAWQILAGLDARLLLALILLNVLILVTLSGRWWLILRALGHRIPYLSLTGYRLGAFGISYFTPGPQFGGEPLQVALPEKHNQVPRTTAVASVTLDKSLELLVNFAFLAISVAVILRFGVISASTGLLAGLVALALLALPVLYLLAIWRGRTPLTGALRLLDHLPFPDNWRPRYRQARDGMQASETQVVTFCREQTGVLFLALGVSLFSWIAMVAEFWLALRLLGVTLSVPHVMVALAAARLALLAAVPGALGTLEASQVLVLGALGVNPAVGLSLGILIRLRDVFVAGTGLWWGTRKVRESGLKSDPAPASTHLGEIT; translated from the coding sequence ATGTCTCCACGCTGGCGTAGCCTGCTGGCACGGGTGCTGCCCTGGCTGGTGGTGCCGATTATCCTGTATTGGCTGGCTCGCACCGTTTCCCTGCAGGAAGCCTGGCAGATTCTGGCAGGTCTCGACGCACGCCTGCTATTGGCTCTCATTCTGCTCAACGTCCTTATTCTGGTGACTCTCAGTGGGCGCTGGTGGCTGATACTGCGCGCCCTGGGCCACCGGATTCCCTACCTGTCCCTGACGGGCTACCGGTTGGGCGCATTCGGCATCAGCTACTTCACCCCTGGACCCCAGTTCGGCGGCGAGCCGTTGCAGGTCGCCCTGCCGGAAAAACACAACCAGGTGCCAAGGACCACAGCAGTTGCTTCGGTAACCCTGGACAAATCGTTGGAACTCCTGGTCAATTTTGCCTTTCTGGCGATCAGCGTGGCGGTCATACTGCGGTTTGGCGTCATTTCAGCGAGCACGGGACTCCTGGCCGGGCTGGTTGCGCTGGCGCTTCTGGCGCTGCCCGTTCTTTATCTGCTGGCAATCTGGAGGGGTCGGACGCCGCTCACTGGTGCGCTGCGTCTGCTTGACCATCTGCCATTTCCAGACAATTGGCGCCCCAGGTATCGGCAAGCGAGGGATGGCATGCAGGCCAGCGAGACGCAGGTTGTAACCTTCTGCCGTGAGCAGACCGGGGTTCTGTTCCTGGCTCTGGGTGTCTCTCTCTTCAGCTGGATTGCCATGGTCGCGGAATTCTGGCTGGCCTTGCGACTCCTGGGAGTGACTCTGAGCGTTCCTCATGTTATGGTTGCCCTGGCTGCCGCTCGCCTGGCCCTGTTGGCGGCGGTGCCCGGCGCCCTGGGCACACTGGAAGCCAGCCAGGTGCTTGTTCTGGGAGCATTGGGGGTCAACCCGGCTGTCGGTCTCAGCCTGGGTATCCTCATTCGGCTCAGGGATGTGTTCGTAGCTGGAACTGGCCTGTGGTGGGGCACCCGCAAGGTGCGGGAAAGTGGGTTGAAAAGCGATCCCGCGCCGGCATCCACCCACCTTGGCGAGATAACCTGA
- the fdrA gene encoding acyl-CoA synthetase FdrA has protein sequence MVSQHELRRGVYYDSVVLMQLQRSLASLPEVIDAAVVMATPANLEILDATGFSVPALDAKPEDLLIVVKAESEQAASAALSQVDNLLTQRRSTIAQEYQPRSLRAAAAALPGAGWVLISVPGRYAADVARQALDLGKNVFLYSDNVDLADEMELKQSARDQGLLVMGPDCGTANINGVGLGFANHVRQGEIGIVAASGTGLQAVSSAIHNLGEGVSQAFGTGGRDLKGEVGGITALQALDLLGRDPATNTVVLISKPPAASVATELLAAAQSIDKPVVVNFIGYPSPARHLGNLHFAAGLDEAAQLAVDLTDVPFAARSSEQPAAGYLRGLFSGGTLAVEALLGLQTTLAPLYSNVPLNPEQRLPNSWQSQAHTILDLGEDEFTQGRLHPMMDNELRLRRLRQESADPEVGLILMDVVLGEGSHPDLASELAPAIAEARDQRADLEVVAIVVGTDEDPQDVDAQIAQLNEAGATLFRSTGEAVAYVSQRLRQPYRYAYPPIPLDQFGASLSVINVGLESFYESLKAQDVDTIHVDWRPPAGGDEKLMSILAKMRKES, from the coding sequence ATGGTCAGTCAGCACGAACTGCGGCGCGGCGTTTACTACGACTCGGTGGTTTTGATGCAACTGCAGCGATCGTTGGCCTCCCTGCCCGAGGTGATTGACGCAGCGGTGGTGATGGCTACCCCTGCCAACCTGGAGATCCTGGATGCTACCGGTTTTTCGGTTCCGGCCCTCGATGCCAAACCGGAAGACCTGCTGATCGTCGTCAAGGCAGAGAGCGAACAAGCCGCATCCGCTGCCCTGTCTCAGGTTGACAACCTGCTAACGCAGCGCCGTTCGACGATCGCACAGGAATACCAGCCACGCAGCCTGAGGGCGGCAGCAGCAGCTCTGCCCGGCGCAGGATGGGTGTTGATCTCGGTGCCGGGACGCTACGCCGCCGATGTGGCCCGGCAAGCCCTGGACCTGGGAAAAAACGTCTTTCTCTACAGTGACAATGTCGATCTGGCGGACGAAATGGAGCTCAAACAGAGCGCTCGCGATCAAGGCCTGCTCGTGATGGGACCGGACTGCGGCACCGCCAACATAAACGGTGTGGGACTGGGCTTCGCCAACCATGTGCGCCAGGGTGAGATCGGAATCGTCGCCGCATCGGGCACAGGTTTGCAGGCGGTGAGCAGCGCCATTCACAATCTGGGCGAGGGCGTCTCGCAGGCCTTCGGCACCGGTGGGCGCGATCTGAAGGGCGAGGTTGGTGGAATCACTGCCCTTCAGGCATTGGATCTACTGGGCCGCGACCCCGCTACGAACACCGTCGTGCTCATCTCTAAGCCGCCAGCTGCCAGCGTGGCAACAGAGTTGCTGGCCGCCGCGCAGTCCATCGACAAGCCTGTCGTCGTCAATTTCATTGGCTATCCCTCACCGGCGCGGCACCTGGGCAATCTTCACTTCGCCGCCGGCCTGGATGAAGCCGCCCAACTGGCGGTTGATCTTACCGATGTTCCCTTTGCCGCACGCAGCTCAGAGCAACCCGCGGCTGGCTATCTGCGTGGCCTCTTTTCCGGTGGCACGCTGGCCGTGGAGGCGTTGCTTGGCCTTCAAACAACTCTCGCTCCCCTCTATTCAAACGTGCCGCTGAACCCTGAGCAACGCCTGCCCAACAGTTGGCAGAGCCAGGCTCACACCATTCTGGATCTGGGCGAGGATGAATTCACCCAGGGACGGTTGCATCCGATGATGGATAACGAGTTGCGCCTGCGGCGCCTGCGCCAGGAAAGCGCCGACCCGGAGGTTGGCCTGATCCTGATGGATGTGGTGTTAGGCGAGGGCTCTCATCCCGATCTCGCCAGCGAGCTTGCGCCGGCTATTGCCGAAGCAAGAGACCAGCGTGCAGACCTGGAAGTGGTCGCCATCGTCGTGGGCACCGATGAGGATCCCCAGGATGTGGATGCCCAGATAGCTCAGTTGAACGAGGCTGGAGCGACTCTGTTTCGCAGCACCGGGGAAGCAGTAGCCTATGTGAGCCAACGGCTGCGCCAGCCCTATCGTTATGCCTACCCGCCCATTCCGCTGGACCAGTTCGGCGCAAGCCTTTCGGTCATCAACGTAGGACTGGAATCCTTCTACGAGAGCCTGAAGGCCCAGGACGTCGATACGATCCACGTGGACTGGCGCCCGCCGGCCGGGGGCGACGAGAAACTCATGTCCATCCTGGCCAAAATGAGGAAAGAATCATGA
- a CDS encoding efflux RND transporter periplasmic adaptor subunit yields the protein MKKALFLIAILAIAAGGYYWYANYYVQADAATSPVEQKIVGSGVIEAKTVLITSETGGRIVDVFALEGTEVAAGDLLVQLDDSQLEAQRVELEAAITTAQENLVAAKAMPQPADIAVAVAEVAQAQALKDGAYQIWQELLRMKEEPQDLLVPIRDLQAQIIQAEKAIEFAEVEQQSAVIQEENAARDQSSFGKLNHQIIQKHRKAADVSVQLANANLQALRTQLAHLWEQYNNPVALQTQANQAEAEHRMAETAVALANAQLAAAKKRPRPEDIAVAEAWVRVAESGRVSLENQRANLALTSPRAGLISTRAAEPGEIAVPGAILLSVADLDQVTLRVFIPETLIGKVQLGQTARVTVDSVKRPFEGLVTFIANEAEFTPQNVQIAEERVNLVFAVEISLENPGHTLKPGMPADAEFLP from the coding sequence GTGAAGAAGGCCCTTTTTTTGATAGCAATCCTTGCCATAGCCGCAGGCGGTTATTATTGGTACGCAAACTACTATGTCCAGGCCGATGCCGCGACCTCTCCAGTTGAACAGAAAATCGTTGGCTCCGGCGTCATCGAGGCCAAGACGGTTCTCATCACGTCGGAAACGGGCGGGCGTATCGTCGACGTCTTTGCGCTGGAAGGCACCGAAGTGGCGGCAGGTGATCTGCTGGTACAGCTCGACGACAGCCAACTGGAAGCGCAACGGGTCGAACTTGAGGCAGCCATCACGACAGCGCAAGAAAACCTGGTCGCGGCAAAGGCAATGCCCCAGCCGGCAGATATTGCCGTGGCCGTAGCCGAAGTGGCCCAGGCGCAAGCATTAAAGGACGGTGCTTACCAGATCTGGCAAGAGCTATTGCGTATGAAGGAAGAACCGCAGGACCTGCTCGTTCCGATCCGGGACCTTCAGGCGCAGATAATACAGGCGGAGAAGGCAATTGAATTCGCCGAGGTGGAACAACAAAGCGCCGTCATCCAGGAAGAAAACGCGGCCCGTGACCAGAGTTCATTTGGAAAACTCAACCACCAAATCATCCAAAAGCATCGCAAGGCTGCCGACGTCAGCGTTCAACTGGCCAATGCGAATCTGCAGGCGCTGCGAACCCAGTTGGCCCATCTCTGGGAACAATATAATAACCCCGTCGCTCTGCAAACTCAAGCCAATCAGGCCGAAGCCGAACACCGGATGGCCGAGACAGCTGTTGCACTGGCCAATGCGCAATTGGCCGCGGCGAAAAAGAGACCGAGGCCGGAGGACATCGCTGTGGCAGAGGCCTGGGTGCGAGTGGCCGAGAGCGGCCGGGTCTCTCTTGAAAATCAACGCGCCAACCTGGCTTTGACCTCTCCCCGCGCTGGTCTAATCAGCACCCGTGCGGCTGAACCTGGCGAAATTGCCGTTCCGGGTGCCATCCTGCTCAGTGTGGCCGATCTGGATCAAGTCACACTGCGAGTATTCATCCCTGAGACTTTGATCGGCAAAGTACAACTGGGACAAACCGCGCGTGTTACCGTCGATTCCGTCAAGCGGCCTTTTGAGGGGTTGGTGACCTTCATTGCCAATGAGGCTGAATTCACCCCACAGAATGTACAGATCGCAGAAGAGCGGGTTAACCTGGTTTTTGCGGTCGAAATCAGCCTCGAGAACCCCGGGCACACCCTCAAGCCAGGCATGCCGGCTGACGCTGAGTTTCTTCCGTAG
- a CDS encoding response regulator transcription factor, which produces MGLFFYNRATGRGTADLFRDGKLREGWSADDFKDFGQGWTLIASTLDNLLFYDPVKGTARLAGIAHLGRLDVFPGKETLKGFSPGWTAITQVSPHELIFYGKESGNAVIGRLASGDFRTISPKIQLKHGWSHIQSFPGYLFFYDTQQGLAAMTPYQEASSFRQGLGDVFEIDPGYSHMVAVWQPTAGTPAWKHWLLAYDSKTGNGAVFEFKNGSLVKTQDLAGAFSSGWDSIAASDGHLFYYRRDGIGAAGRIDTCRPAPAAISSREPIRRISCAQSTRCTVVRPSSGPSSPSGWRSTCSALSHPTVTPPFPELTDREREILDLIARGQSNVEIADYLVVSLKTVRNHVSNILNKLEVVDRAQAMDVARRKGLGPGRR; this is translated from the coding sequence ATGGGACTCTTCTTTTACAACAGAGCGACCGGTCGTGGAACGGCCGATCTATTTCGTGATGGGAAGCTGAGAGAGGGATGGTCGGCCGATGACTTCAAGGATTTCGGCCAGGGTTGGACTCTGATCGCCTCGACCCTGGACAATCTTCTTTTCTACGACCCGGTCAAGGGCACCGCTCGCCTGGCGGGCATCGCGCATCTCGGTCGGCTTGACGTTTTTCCGGGAAAGGAGACCCTGAAGGGCTTTTCGCCTGGATGGACAGCCATCACGCAGGTATCGCCGCACGAGTTGATCTTCTACGGCAAGGAGTCGGGAAATGCCGTGATTGGCCGCCTTGCCAGCGGCGATTTCAGAACCATCAGCCCAAAGATCCAACTGAAACATGGATGGTCCCACATTCAGTCGTTTCCTGGCTACCTGTTTTTCTACGACACCCAGCAAGGCCTGGCAGCCATGACACCCTACCAGGAAGCCAGTTCATTTCGGCAAGGGCTGGGTGACGTTTTTGAGATCGACCCAGGGTATTCGCACATGGTGGCGGTTTGGCAACCCACAGCGGGAACACCAGCCTGGAAACACTGGCTGCTTGCCTACGACAGTAAAACCGGCAACGGTGCTGTTTTTGAATTCAAGAATGGCAGCCTTGTCAAAACGCAGGATCTTGCCGGTGCGTTCTCCAGCGGGTGGGACTCCATCGCAGCGAGTGACGGCCACCTGTTCTACTACCGCCGCGACGGGATCGGTGCGGCAGGAAGGATCGATACATGCAGGCCGGCGCCCGCGGCTATATCCTCAAGGGAGCCGATAAGGCGGATATCCTGCGCGCAATCCACGCGGTGCACGGTGGTGAGGCCATCTTCGGGCCCTTCATCGCCCAGCGGCTGGCGCAGTACTTGCTCCGCACTCAGCCATCCAACCGTCACTCCCCCATTTCCCGAGCTTACCGATCGGGAGCGAGAGATCCTGGATCTGATCGCCCGGGGGCAGAGCAACGTCGAGATCGCCGATTACCTGGTCGTGAGTCTGAAGACGGTGCGCAATCACGTCTCCAACATCCTCAACAAGCTGGAGGTAGTCGATCGCGCCCAGGCGATGGATGTGGCCCGGCGCAAAGGTCTGGGGCCAGGGCGCAGGTAG
- a CDS encoding DUF1116 domain-containing protein, which yields MINIEQANQNAVERMTSARPILKGVAPAREVIPGMRDNLLLHAGPPIAWNQASGPMKGAIIGALIFEGSASDEATAEAMIKAGEIDLEPCHEHDSVGPMAGVTSPSMQVYVVENVTHGNVAFCNLNEGYGKVLRYGAFSEEVIAKLRWMNDVLGPALAEALALSDGGLDMRALLSESLHMGDEGHNRNKAGSLLFTTRLASNIARAVDDSETEAEILQFLGDNALTVLNPVMAACKAMADAGHGIEGSTVMTAMARNGTELGIRVSGLGDQWFTGPAQVPDGLYFPGFTSEDANPDIGDSTITETAGIGAFAMAAAPAIVSFVSGTPQDALNATLEMYEITVAEHPYFTIPVLDFRGTPVGVDIRQIIELGIRPRINTGIAHREAGIGQVGAGLALPPMAVFEQALLAFAETYLS from the coding sequence ATGATTAACATCGAACAAGCCAATCAGAATGCCGTTGAGCGCATGACCTCGGCGCGTCCGATCCTGAAGGGGGTCGCCCCGGCGCGTGAGGTGATCCCGGGCATGCGAGACAACCTGTTATTGCATGCTGGCCCGCCAATTGCCTGGAACCAGGCCTCCGGTCCCATGAAGGGAGCCATCATCGGTGCCTTGATCTTTGAAGGCTCTGCAAGCGACGAAGCGACGGCGGAGGCCATGATCAAGGCAGGTGAAATCGATCTGGAACCCTGCCACGAACACGATTCGGTAGGCCCCATGGCTGGGGTCACATCCCCTTCGATGCAGGTATACGTGGTCGAGAATGTGACCCACGGCAACGTTGCCTTCTGCAACCTGAACGAGGGCTACGGCAAGGTGTTGCGTTACGGCGCCTTCAGCGAGGAGGTCATCGCCAAGCTGCGCTGGATGAACGATGTGTTGGGACCCGCCCTGGCCGAAGCGCTGGCATTGAGCGACGGCGGGCTTGACATGCGCGCCCTGTTGTCCGAATCGCTTCATATGGGCGATGAGGGACACAACCGCAACAAGGCCGGGTCACTTCTTTTTACCACCCGCCTGGCCTCCAACATCGCACGAGCTGTTGACGACAGCGAAACCGAGGCAGAGATCCTGCAGTTCCTCGGGGACAACGCGCTGACGGTCCTCAATCCCGTCATGGCAGCCTGTAAGGCCATGGCCGATGCGGGCCACGGCATCGAGGGCAGCACTGTCATGACCGCCATGGCTCGTAACGGCACAGAGCTGGGCATTCGTGTCAGTGGCCTGGGAGATCAATGGTTCACCGGGCCGGCCCAGGTACCCGATGGTCTCTACTTCCCTGGTTTCACCAGCGAAGATGCCAACCCGGACATCGGCGACAGCACCATCACAGAAACCGCGGGCATCGGGGCGTTCGCCATGGCGGCAGCACCCGCCATCGTCTCCTTCGTCAGCGGAACGCCGCAGGATGCCCTCAATGCCACCCTGGAGATGTACGAGATCACCGTGGCAGAGCACCCTTACTTCACTATTCCGGTGCTGGATTTTCGGGGCACCCCTGTCGGCGTGGACATCCGCCAGATCATCGAATTGGGCATACGACCCCGAATCAACACAGGGATCGCCCACCGCGAGGCGGGAATCGGCCAGGTAGGCGCGGGTCTGGCCTTGCCACCGATGGCGGTCTTCGAGCAAGCGCTGCTGGCCTTTGCGGAGACCTATCTGAGCTAG
- a CDS encoding efflux RND transporter periplasmic adaptor subunit codes for MKSKLLPLLILLLIMVIAGAAGYWYFSNNPEEWQQVLVDFGLEGVEVLQTDEQKEELLLTASGFIEAHEVPIASETGGRIERLAVEKGDAVTQGQPVVFLEDSVLGAQKEQIEARIALAEAQLDQLEAGTPSEAIAVAEAAIASAEAQRDAAEQAWQDAILLRDTPQQMEAQIDAASSQVQITRLQMEQAAYLRDAIDLQEDVAREYWDLYQEYPIGNDYQVSADWNLATMDLWQGYITWEGAEAAHASAVRKLDTLTQLKGEPLQAQLLVAQAEANYHAKVAAVEVAQARLEQLGAPIPEAQISVLEARRDQARTQLDTLATQAKKFTIGSPIDGVVVKKTAYQGEVAIPGIALLTVADLDELRLTVYVAASDYGRLREGQRVEVTVDSHPQEVFQGFITHISNEAEFTPKNVQTQEERVSLVYAIKITLSNESHKLKPGVPADVVFVEAESQ; via the coding sequence ATGAAATCCAAACTCCTCCCCCTATTGATTTTGCTACTCATTATGGTCATCGCTGGCGCTGCCGGCTATTGGTACTTCTCGAATAACCCTGAAGAGTGGCAGCAGGTGTTGGTCGATTTCGGTCTGGAGGGCGTAGAGGTTCTGCAAACCGACGAGCAGAAAGAAGAACTGCTCCTGACTGCCTCCGGGTTTATCGAAGCCCACGAAGTTCCAATCGCTTCTGAAACCGGCGGACGTATCGAGCGCCTGGCCGTCGAAAAAGGAGATGCGGTGACGCAGGGGCAACCCGTGGTCTTTCTCGAAGACTCTGTTCTTGGCGCTCAGAAAGAACAGATCGAAGCGCGGATCGCTCTGGCCGAGGCCCAGTTGGATCAACTCGAGGCTGGGACGCCATCGGAAGCGATCGCTGTGGCTGAAGCCGCCATCGCCTCGGCCGAAGCCCAACGCGACGCTGCCGAACAGGCCTGGCAAGATGCCATTCTCCTGCGCGATACCCCCCAGCAAATGGAAGCGCAGATCGACGCTGCCAGCAGCCAGGTTCAGATTACCCGTCTCCAGATGGAGCAGGCCGCGTACCTGCGGGACGCCATCGACTTGCAGGAGGATGTCGCCAGAGAATATTGGGATCTATATCAAGAATATCCGATCGGGAACGACTACCAGGTCTCCGCCGATTGGAATCTGGCCACCATGGATCTCTGGCAAGGATACATCACCTGGGAAGGCGCTGAAGCCGCCCATGCATCGGCTGTGCGCAAGCTCGATACCCTGACACAACTGAAGGGGGAGCCGCTCCAGGCCCAATTGCTCGTTGCCCAGGCAGAGGCCAATTACCATGCCAAAGTCGCCGCAGTTGAGGTAGCACAAGCCAGGCTGGAGCAATTGGGCGCGCCTATTCCGGAAGCCCAAATCAGCGTTCTAGAAGCCCGCCGGGACCAGGCCCGCACGCAATTGGATACGCTGGCGACCCAGGCAAAAAAGTTCACTATCGGTTCGCCCATCGACGGCGTGGTCGTGAAGAAAACAGCCTATCAGGGTGAAGTCGCTATTCCCGGAATCGCCTTGTTGACTGTCGCTGACCTGGATGAGCTAAGGTTGACGGTATACGTGGCGGCGTCCGATTATGGTCGTCTACGAGAGGGGCAGAGGGTCGAGGTGACAGTGGACAGCCATCCCCAGGAGGTGTTCCAGGGGTTCATTACGCACATCAGCAACGAGGCCGAGTTTACTCCCAAAAACGTCCAAACCCAGGAGGAGCGCGTGAGCCTTGTCTATGCCATCAAGATCACCCTATCCAATGAATCCCACAAGCTCAAACCGGGCGTTCCGGCTGACGTCGTGTTTGTGGAAGCCGAGTCTCAATGA
- the hypB gene encoding hydrogenase nickel incorporation protein HypB: MSQPRILEVRKRILSKNDQLAQILREDFARQGVFVANLVSSPGSGKTELLRRTMAELTPAYRPAAVTGDLATENDATRLAESGALAKQILTGTMCHLEADMVANAIGDWDLAELDFLFIENVGNLVCPGDFDLGEDLRVMLIATTEGEDKPLKYPTLINTADVVIINKMDLAEAVECDVALLERNIQQVRPGARVFRVSAKTGEGMEAWLDFLREQLERKATIGD; encoded by the coding sequence ATGAGTCAACCCCGCATCCTCGAGGTAAGGAAAAGGATCCTCAGCAAAAACGATCAGCTCGCCCAGATCTTGCGAGAGGACTTTGCCCGCCAGGGCGTCTTTGTGGCCAATCTGGTGAGTAGCCCCGGCTCGGGAAAGACTGAATTGCTGCGCCGGACCATGGCAGAGCTGACCCCAGCTTATCGGCCCGCTGCCGTCACCGGCGATCTGGCCACCGAAAACGACGCCACCCGCCTGGCCGAAAGCGGTGCGCTGGCCAAACAGATTCTCACCGGCACCATGTGCCATCTGGAAGCCGATATGGTTGCCAATGCCATTGGCGATTGGGACCTGGCTGAGCTGGATTTTCTTTTCATCGAGAATGTGGGCAACCTGGTTTGTCCCGGCGACTTCGATCTGGGCGAGGATTTGCGCGTCATGCTGATCGCCACCACCGAAGGGGAAGACAAGCCCTTGAAATATCCCACCCTCATCAACACCGCCGATGTGGTCATCATCAACAAGATGGATCTGGCCGAGGCTGTGGAATGCGATGTGGCCCTGCTGGAACGCAATATCCAGCAGGTGCGGCCTGGGGCCCGGGTGTTCAGGGTCTCTGCCAAGACGGGAGAGGGCATGGAGGCCTGGCTCGATTTCCTGCGGGAGCAGTTGGAACGCAAGGCCACCATCGGGGACTGA
- a CDS encoding CDP-alcohol phosphatidyltransferase family protein, with the protein MSTDSHTHNRILDNLRRRWLAVATLFVLAIVPGFGLVLGTTSPATAFRWALLVSATIACELWILWHGLPDNHRPGEATLFPTLGAANGITLARGLAFAFLAGFIVVPDPTGWLLWLPALIYTLAAALDFVDGLVARLGDRATVLGETLDIEFDSLGFLIAISVAIWYGQLPLWYLLAGLYRYLFLAGIGWRRRRGYPVHDLTPSSHRRIVAALQVSFVAVVLWPIIDPATSRFAAIFFAIPLTLSFGRDWLVVSGRINPDSSGYKEAMKLAATTVNRWLAPLARLVAVVTAASLLYSMTATQPFFAGLGLLALLMLALGVLGRLASLFLLIPTVLSFSNTGLTWQNGLLLAALITILHIGTGAYSLLTAPEDYLLTKPAGSREQD; encoded by the coding sequence ATGTCGACAGATTCTCATACCCACAACAGAATATTGGACAATCTGCGACGCCGTTGGCTGGCCGTGGCCACCCTTTTTGTGCTCGCGATCGTCCCGGGATTCGGGTTGGTTCTCGGAACGACGAGTCCCGCCACGGCGTTTCGCTGGGCACTGCTGGTTTCGGCGACCATCGCCTGCGAACTGTGGATTCTCTGGCATGGTTTGCCTGACAATCATCGTCCCGGCGAGGCAACCCTCTTCCCAACACTGGGCGCGGCCAATGGAATCACGCTGGCTCGAGGGCTGGCCTTTGCATTTCTGGCCGGTTTTATCGTTGTGCCCGATCCGACGGGCTGGCTGCTCTGGTTACCTGCATTGATCTACACATTGGCTGCTGCCCTCGATTTCGTCGATGGTTTGGTGGCCCGGCTGGGCGATCGGGCCACGGTTTTGGGGGAAACCCTGGATATCGAGTTCGACTCTCTCGGATTCCTGATCGCCATCAGCGTCGCCATCTGGTATGGGCAACTCCCCCTCTGGTACCTGCTGGCTGGCCTTTACCGCTATCTCTTCCTGGCTGGAATAGGATGGCGACGGCGTCGGGGATATCCCGTTCACGACCTGACCCCCAGCAGCCACCGGCGGATCGTCGCCGCGCTCCAGGTGAGTTTTGTTGCCGTTGTCCTGTGGCCCATCATCGATCCGGCCACCAGTCGCTTTGCCGCCATTTTCTTCGCCATTCCTCTTACCCTGAGCTTCGGCCGCGATTGGCTGGTAGTCAGTGGAAGGATCAACCCGGATTCTTCCGGCTATAAAGAGGCTATGAAGTTGGCAGCGACCACTGTGAATCGCTGGCTGGCGCCGCTGGCGCGGCTGGTTGCAGTGGTTACGGCTGCGTCCCTGCTCTACTCAATGACGGCGACGCAGCCGTTTTTTGCCGGGTTAGGTCTTCTGGCCCTGTTGATGCTTGCCCTGGGTGTTTTGGGCAGGTTAGCCTCGCTGTTTCTGTTGATCCCCACGGTGCTATCCTTCTCAAACACTGGGTTGACCTGGCAAAACGGCCTGCTGTTGGCTGCCCTGATCACCATCCTGCATATCGGCACAGGCGCCTACTCGCTGTTGACGGCGCCGGAAGACTACCTGCTGACCAAACCTGCCGGCAGTCGGGAGCAGGACTGA